In Patescibacteria group bacterium, one DNA window encodes the following:
- a CDS encoding pilin, whose protein sequence is MKKFLIMSALMLSSVDFAYAQEVIYKLATPLPGGEPTVKNFTDYAQYLFPFLLSVASILALVMFTLGAIQYMFSDGGEGNKDGKDKMTNAILGLLLAAGSVLLLETINPKLITLEIDIERRNGTDPGGGPTPDAGGFLLGLFGGDSNDTKISVPQKPLCGDAMYGECPSENACRINPVGDYYCVRIARTVCPRGAECTPCSQVQLEQCIKNNQQTSSCIVAQKSSGNTTICSHE, encoded by the coding sequence ATGAAAAAATTCCTTATCATGTCCGCACTTATGCTATCGAGCGTGGACTTCGCGTATGCTCAAGAAGTCATCTACAAGCTTGCAACCCCTCTTCCTGGAGGAGAACCGACGGTAAAAAACTTTACCGACTATGCTCAATATCTTTTTCCTTTCTTACTCTCCGTCGCCTCGATACTCGCGCTCGTCATGTTCACACTCGGCGCTATCCAATATATGTTTAGCGACGGGGGAGAGGGGAATAAAGATGGTAAAGATAAGATGACCAACGCCATCCTAGGCCTCTTGCTTGCCGCCGGATCCGTACTTCTTTTGGAAACCATCAACCCAAAGCTTATTACCCTTGAAATCGATATAGAACGGCGAAATGGTACCGATCCTGGCGGAGGACCTACTCCCGATGCCGGAGGTTTTCTTCTGGGTTTGTTTGGTGGAGATAGTAATGACACAAAGATATCTGTACCTCAAAAACCGTTGTGTGGCGATGCGATGTACGGCGAATGCCCTTCCGAAAATGCCTGCCGTATCAATCCCGTAGGAGACTATTACTGTGTGCGTATAGCAAGAACTGTCTGCCCGCGTGGGGCAGAGTGCACTCCCTGCTCACAAGTACAACTTGAACAATGCATAAAAAACAACCAACAGACATCCTCGTGTATAGTGGCTCAAAAATCATCAGGTAACACAACAATCTGCTCTCATGAATAA
- a CDS encoding DUF87 domain-containing protein: protein MAILNIFGGKQEGLDILPVVPQEIYQSGILGLKDVIAPSAFEVSSSYIRLGEKFARTIFVFAYPRYLATNWFAGVINLDKIFDIAMFFHPVDTGIILRKLRKKVAEVQSQISEREEKGLVRDPMLDTAYKDLENLRDKLSQAQEKLFLFGLYLTVYADTLEDLNREEVEIKSMLEARLVYTKPALFQQREGMTTVFPYCQDELVVHNYFNSSPASSAFPFTSFDLTANKGILFGINRHNNSLVLFDRFSLENYNSIVFAKSGSGKSYTTKLEILRSLMFDVDVIVIDPEREYEYLAEAVGGRYFNISLTSKHHINPFDLPVPREDESPADILRSHIIGLVGLFRLMLGGLSPQEDAVIDRAITETYATKDITVDADFSQTTPPILSDLALVLASMEGGESLAMRIKKYTEGTWSGFINQPSNVNINVRLAVFSIRDMEDELRPIAMYLIINHIWSAVRRSLRKRLLVVDEAWIMMKHPDSASFLYGIAKRARKYYLGLATITQDVADFVSSPYGKPIITNSSIQILLKQSPASINAVQEIFNMTEEEKFLLLESDVGEGIFFAGLKHIAIKIQASYTEHQIITSDPAELLAIQKAKDEVGDEK from the coding sequence ATGGCAATTCTTAATATTTTTGGTGGAAAACAAGAAGGGTTGGATATCTTGCCGGTAGTACCGCAAGAAATCTACCAATCGGGAATCTTAGGACTCAAAGATGTCATCGCGCCATCTGCCTTTGAGGTGAGTTCGAGCTATATTCGCCTTGGTGAAAAATTTGCACGCACCATCTTTGTCTTTGCGTACCCGCGGTACTTGGCGACCAATTGGTTTGCGGGCGTTATTAACCTCGACAAGATTTTTGATATCGCGATGTTCTTTCATCCCGTTGATACCGGTATCATATTGCGCAAGCTCCGCAAAAAAGTGGCGGAGGTTCAGTCACAAATATCAGAACGCGAGGAAAAGGGCCTCGTGCGCGATCCTATGCTCGATACTGCGTACAAGGATCTTGAAAACTTGCGTGATAAACTCTCGCAAGCGCAAGAAAAGCTTTTTCTTTTTGGATTGTATCTGACGGTATATGCTGACACACTCGAAGATCTCAACCGTGAAGAAGTGGAGATCAAATCAATGCTTGAGGCGCGCCTCGTCTACACCAAGCCAGCGCTCTTTCAGCAGCGAGAGGGGATGACGACCGTATTTCCCTACTGCCAAGATGAGCTTGTGGTACACAACTATTTCAATTCTTCGCCTGCATCATCGGCATTTCCGTTTACCTCTTTTGACCTGACAGCAAACAAGGGTATTCTCTTTGGTATCAATCGGCACAACAACTCACTGGTACTCTTTGACCGGTTTAGTCTTGAAAATTATAACTCAATTGTGTTTGCAAAATCTGGCTCGGGCAAATCATACACCACAAAGCTCGAGATTTTACGATCACTCATGTTTGATGTTGATGTTATTGTCATTGACCCCGAACGAGAATATGAATATCTTGCCGAAGCCGTGGGAGGACGCTATTTTAATATTTCTCTTACCTCAAAGCATCATATCAATCCCTTTGATCTTCCGGTGCCGCGCGAAGACGAGTCGCCCGCAGATATCCTTCGCTCACATATTATTGGCTTGGTAGGTCTTTTCCGCCTCATGCTCGGCGGTCTTTCGCCGCAGGAAGACGCAGTGATCGATCGCGCAATCACTGAGACCTATGCTACCAAAGACATCACCGTTGACGCTGATTTTTCACAGACAACGCCGCCCATACTGTCGGACTTGGCGTTGGTACTCGCAAGTATGGAGGGAGGGGAGTCGCTCGCGATGCGTATCAAAAAATATACCGAAGGCACCTGGTCAGGGTTCATCAACCAACCAAGCAATGTAAACATCAATGTGCGTCTCGCGGTGTTTTCCATCCGCGATATGGAAGATGAGCTTCGCCCCATCGCCATGTATCTCATCATCAACCACATCTGGAGTGCGGTGCGTAGGTCGCTCCGCAAGCGCCTACTGGTAGTAGATGAAGCATGGATCATGATGAAGCACCCTGATAGCGCATCATTTCTCTACGGTATTGCTAAGCGCGCACGCAAATACTATTTGGGCCTTGCGACCATCACCCAAGATGTCGCTGACTTTGTGTCGTCCCCCTACGGCAAGCCCATCATCACTAACTCATCAATTCAGATACTTCTCAAACAGTCGCCTGCGTCAATCAATGCCGTACAGGAAATATTTAATATGACCGAAGAAGAAAAGTTCTTACTCCTTGAGTCAGATGTGGGCGAGGGGATATTCTTTGCGGGGCTCAAGCATATTGCTATCAAAATCCAAGCATCGTATACCGAACATCAAATCATCACATCGGACCCAGCTGAACTCTTGGCGATACAGAAAGCAAAAGACGAAGTGGGAGATGAAAAATAG